One window of the Podospora pseudocomata strain CBS 415.72m chromosome 7, whole genome shotgun sequence genome contains the following:
- the YKU80 gene encoding ATP-dependent DNA helicase yku80 (COG:L; BUSCO:EOG09261ACJ; EggNog:ENOG503NWV8) — protein MADKESTVYVVDLGESMADCHNGRVESDLDFGMRYVWDKISDTVAASRKTWTIGFVGFNTDETENELADKDKLEGYDNISVLQPIGPMSMTELRELRSKVQPSRSYGADPISAAVVALKMLEKYNPKHKIKRRVILVTNGESNIDDEELDHIAAVFNEFKVELIVIGIDFDDADYGFKEEDKSTNKKNNEKALQQLVEKCNDGVFGTMQQAVDELSIPRIKPVRPFKAYDGPLTLGDPDKYPSAISFHVERYYKTKRASAPSASTVVVSNNNGFSQSQTYKDEDGDSEMGGAEFSGVKQMRTYKVNDPDAPGGKRDVDFEELAKGYQYGRTVVPFGESDLSITKYSTKKSFTIIGFVPFDSYNPFINMGETGLIVPQKMNEEAELGLSAFIHALYEADSYAVARYVQKDEAAVQILLLKPNTGLEDEFECLYDVPLPFAEDIRSYQFPPLDKVLTVSGSVLKEHRLLPNDDLKDAVSDFVDAMDLSNYDVDEDGKPVDYAPVDEVYNPIIHRMNQAIRARAVDPDSPIGQPAEILLRYSKPPKKLLEKAKHEIGNLIDAAELKKVPEKAKGRFGKKDAVKPISGLDIDSLLGGQPKRAAISSENAIPEFKQMLAAAEDDETIEKAVKQMGEIVRKFIKDSFADVFYSRAAENLGVMREELLGFEMPMLYNKLLRALKKSLLSGELDGDRREMWYKHIVGGGLGLITKEELDVSDVTEEEAKAFAK, from the exons ATGGCCGACAAGGAATCCACAGTCTACGTCGTCGACCTAGGCGAGTCAATGGCTGATTGCCATAACGGCCGCGTCGAATCTGATCTCGATTTTGGTATGCGCTATGTTTGGGACAAGATTTCAGATACCGTCGCGGCAAGCAGGAAGACGTGGACCATAGGTTTCGTTGGCTTCAACACCGATGAGACAGAGAACGAACTCGCGGATAAAGATAAGCTCGAGGGCTACGATAACATCTCTGTGTTGCAGCCCATCGGCCCCATGAGCATGACGGAGCTCAGAGAATTGCGCTCCAAGGTCCAGCCGTCCAGGAGCTATGGTGCCGATCCGatttctgctgctgtggtggcaCTAAAGATGCTTGAGAAGTACAATCCAAAGCACAAGATCAAGCGGAGGGTAATCCTTGTCACCAATGGCGAGTCGAAcattgatgatgaagagctGGACCACATCGCTGCGGTATTCAACGAGTTCAAAGTTGAACTGATTGTGAT TGGTATCGATTTTGACGACGCTGACTACGGCTTTAAGGAAGAAGACAAGTCTAccaacaagaaaaacaacGAAAAGGCACTTCAGCAACTGGTAGAAAAGTGCAATGACGGCGTGTTCGGCACCATGCAACAGGCCGTGGATGAGCTGTCAATACCTCGGATCAAGCCAGTACGACCATTCAAGGCCTATGATGGGCCTTTGACCCTCGGAGACCCAGACAAATATCCAAGCGCCATCAGCTTCCACGTGGAGCGTTACTACAAGACCAAACGCGCTTCTGCGCCATCAGCAAGCACCGTCGTGGTCAGCAACAATAACGGATTCAGTCAATCACAGACCTACAAAGACGAAGATGGGGATTCTGAGATGGGCGGAGCCGAGTTCTCCGGTGTCAAGCAAATGCGCACCTACAAGGTCAACGATCCCGACGCCCCAGGAGGCAAGAGAGACGTtgattttgaagagcttgcaAAGGGCTACCAGTATGGCCGCACGGTGGTTCCGTTTGGCGAGTCCGACCTGTCCATCACAAAGTACTCGACCAAAAAGTcattcaccatcatcggGTTCGTCCCCTTTGACAGTTACAATCCCTTTATCAACATGGGCGAAACGGGTCTGATTGTGCCCCAGAAAAtgaacgaggaggccgaatTGGGACTTTCGGCATTCATTCATGCTCTCTACGAGGCTGACTCGTATGCTGTTGCCAGATATGTGCAAAAGGATGAGGCTGCAGTTCagattcttcttctcaagccCAACACTGGTCTTGAGGATGAGTTTGAGTGCCTTTACGATGTACCTCTGCCCTTTGCCGAGGATATCCGAAGTTACCAATTCCCGCCCTTGGACAAGGTGCTTACCGTGTCTGGGAGTGTGCTCAAGGAGCATCGGCTGTTGCCAAACGATGATTTGAAGGACGCTGTGAGCGACTTTGTTGACGCAATGGATTTGTCAAACtatgatgttgatgaggatgg AAAACCAGTAGACTATGCACCCGTAGACGAGGTGTACAACCCAATCATCCACCGGATGAACCAGGCCATCCGAGCCCGGGCTGTTGACCCAGACTCGCCCATCGGGCAACCAGCCGAGATTCTGTTGAGGTACTCCAAGCCTCCAAAGAAGCTCCTCGAGAAAGCCAAGCACGAAATCGGCAACCTGATCGATGCCGCAGAACTCAAGAAGGTTCCCGAAAAGGCCAAAGGTCGCTTCGGCAAGAAAGACGCCGTCAAGCCCATCTCCGGCCTCGACATTGACTCCCTCCTTGGCGGTCAACCCAAACGCGCTGCCATCTCTTCAGAAAACGCTATTCCCGAGTTCAAGCAGATGCTCGCCGCAGCTGAGGACGACGAGACGATCGAGAAAGCTGTGAAGCAAATGGGCGAGATTGTTCGGAAGTTCATTAAGGACAGCTTTGCTGATGTGTTTTACTCGCGGGCTGCTGAGAATTTGGGAGttatgagggaggagttgctTGGGTTCGAGATGCCGATGCTGTACAACAAGCTTCTGAGAGCGCTGAAGAAGAGCTTGCTGAGTGGTGAGCTGGATGGTGATCGGAGGGAGATGTGGTATAAGCATattgtgggtggtggactgGGACTCATCacgaaggaggagctggatgtTTCAGATgtgaccgaggaggaggccaaggct TTTGCGAAGTGA
- a CDS encoding hypothetical protein (EggNog:ENOG503P3JE; COG:S) yields MGFFSPAPYHIISYGFLLGTTFFHTFVGGIVSFRVLPRPQFSSLMSSLFPIYFTIQTALPLVLAITYPASQNPFGITGGITGFLHSSNRYSTFVPITATFVSALANLAFVGPLTTKVMDERKLQEKKDGKKSWDSPPHSQEMQALNKQFGILHGVSSFLNLGTFIGSLVYGVTLSKRLS; encoded by the exons atgggcttcttctcccccgccccgTACCACATCATCAG ctacggcttcctcctcggcacaaCCTTCTTCCACACCTTCGTAGGCGGCATCGTCTCCTTCCGcgtcctcccccgcccccagttctcctccctcatgtcctccctcttcccaatcTACTTCACAATCCAaaccgccctccccctcgtcctAGCAATCACCTACCCCGCCAGCCAAAACCCCTTCGGCATCACCGGTGGCATCACCGGCTTCCTTCATTCCTCCAACCGCTACTCCACCTTcgtccccatcaccgccaccTTTGTGTCCGCCCttgccaacctcgccttcgTCGGTCCTCTCACGACCAAGGTCATGGATGAGAGGAAGCTCCAGG aaaagaaagacgGCAAAAAATCCTGGgactcccctccccactcgCAAGAAATGCAAGCCCTCAACAAGCAATTCGGCATCCTCCACGGCGTGTCCAGCTTCCTGAACCTAGGCACCTTTATCGGAAGCCTTGTTTACGGCGTTACCCTGTCCAAGAGACTCTCTTAA
- a CDS encoding hypothetical protein (EggNog:ENOG503PXH3): MAASSSSNPNRFSFRNPFQFLISSSSSSTDNDSANKKESSSNSRPTSRRLSRPSSPISSSFWSSLYRKTSSTSTNTAMSTTTTPSAVSDTTTAATTTTTTPPTLSSSPATSTDSYFPPVTTPPTPTDNNNNNNNNNNNNLKPAATLTQCHNCGSTTSLAIPTATPPAAPKRTATTPIIHVQPPVPGRKQIRVDPLSTQFPKPAAELSVEELLARKPGRWTLTQWVEKQKLVDQQEEERERRKVQEDAEKRRREMEEVKRELRALASGL, translated from the coding sequence ATggcagcctcctcgtcctcaaaccccaaccGGTTCTCCTTCCGCAACCCGTTCCAATTCTTgatttcctcttcctcttcttcgacaGACAACGACAGCGCCAACAAGAAggaaagcagcagcaacagccgaCCAACCAGCAGAAGACTAAGCAGACCCAGCTCCCCTATTTCCTCAAGCTTCTGGTCATCCCTCTACCGAAAAACATCCTCTACCTCAACCAACACCGcaatgtccaccaccaccaccccctccgccgtgtcggacaccaccaccgccgccaccaccaccaccaccaccccaccaaccctctcctcctcccccgccacctcAACAGACAGCTACTTTCCCCCCGtcaccactcctcccacccccaccgacaacaacaacaacaacaacaacaataacaacaacaacctcaagccTGCTGCTACCCTCACCCAATGCCACAATTGCggctcaaccacctccctcgccattcCTACCGCCACTCCCCCCGCTGCACCAAAGAGGacagccacaacccccatAATTCACGTCCAACCCCCCGTCCCGGGCCGCAAGCAAATCAGAGTCGACCCCCTCTCTACCCAATTCCCCAAGCCGGCCGCCGAGTTGAGCGTGGAGGAGCTCCTGGCCAGGAAGCCAGGCCGGTGGACGCTGACGCAGTGGGTGGAGAAGCAAAAGCTGGTTGAtcagcaagaggaggagagggagaggagaaaGGTGCAGGAGGATgctgagaagaggaggagggagatggaggaggtgaagagggagttgagggcTTTGGCTAGTGGGTTGTGA
- a CDS encoding hypothetical protein (COG:S; EggNog:ENOG503NUSA), with product MAFPTIKALEDCADFSKTVEPFIPQLYTLPSKVLDVIARREGLLDLYAETNPLISGFAISIVLGAIFLVAAEINRNYSQVDRAWSLLPTIYIAHFNAWARLAGIPSQRLDAALFFSAAWSARLTFNYWRKGGYSVGSEDYRWEIIRQYVPKAAFHVFNWTFISFIQSILLFALAAPAYPILLASQFEPNLTSSDIAYTSVELLLILTEWIADQQQWEFQSAKQQYRKTAKVPSGFKRDDLDRGFITTGLWSYSRHPNFACEQTIWFVLYQWSCYATRNLYSWAGVGPSFLIMLFQGSTWLTELITAGKYPEYKAYQRQVGMFAPTWITGYKVSPAKAPKVIRTSEIAKQIEEKERRKQKQKQK from the exons ATGGCGtttccaaccatcaaagCGCTCGAAGATTGCGCCGACTTCTCCAAAACGGTGGAGCCGTTTATCCCCCAGCTTTACACTCTGCCCAGCAAGGTGCTTGATGTCATTGCACGCCGTGAGGGTCTCCTGGACCTCTACGCAGAAACAAACCCACTCATATCTGGATTCGCCATCTCGATAGTGCTGGGTGCTATCTTCCTGGTTGCCGCCGAGATCAACCGCAACTATTCACAAGTTGACCGGGCATGGAGTTTGTTGCCCACCATCTACATTGCCCACTTCAATGCCTGGGCCCGTTTGGCAGGAATTCCCAGTCAGAGACTAGACGCAGCGCTCTTCTTCAGCGCTGCATGGAGC GCTCGACTCACTTTCAACTACTGGAGAAAGGGCGGCTATAGTGTGGGATCGGAAGACTACCGATG GGAAATCATCCGTCAATATGTCCCCAAAGCTGCCTTTCACGTCTTCAACTGGaccttcatctccttcatCCAAAGTATCCTGCTTTTCGCCCTCGCAGCCCCCGCCTATCCCATCCTGCTGGCATCTCAGTTTGAGCCCAACCTGACCAGCTCCGACATCGCATATACGTCTGTCGAGCTCTTGTTGATCCTCACGGAGTGGATCGCCGACCAACAGCAGTGGGAGTTTCAGTCTGCCAAGCAGCAATACCGAAAAACCGCCAAGGTTCCGTCAGGCTTCAAGCGAGACGACCTCGATCGTGGCTTCATCACGACGGGTCTGTGGAGCTACTCGAGGCATCCCAACTTTGCTTGCGAGCAGACCATCTGGTTTGTCCTGTATCAGTGGAGTTGCTATGCCACAAGGAACTTGTACAGTTGGGCTGGCGTGGGTCCTTCCTTTCTGATCATGCTCTTTCAAGGGTCGACGTGGCTCACGGAGCTCATCACGGCGGGGAAATACCCAGAGTATAAGGCGTATCAGAGACAGGTCGGCATGTTTGCTCCAACTTGGATCACGGGCTACAAGGTATCGCCAGCAAAGGCACCCAAGGTGATCCGCACCAGCGAGATCGCCAAGCAGAttgaagagaaggaaagacggaaacagaaacagaaacagaaGTGA
- the TOP3 gene encoding DNA topoisomerase (BUSCO:EOG09260XL0; COG:L; EggNog:ENOG503NU4N) — MKGTKRSLYVQVGVLSRLSSHRDSVVRANHIYNLKKSRFGVSSNIQSHVANCSSSLFFFFFFSTHSPSLAKSTAKTTKTTSTKTTKSSPTSSTKISKVSTKTSSAKTEQPIIDTKPNNIMTRVLCVAEKPSIAKAVAQHLSGGQYQTANTSDKYTKNYSFTFNFGPGLGDSNVTMTAVRGHLTTAEFPPTYKSWSHPPPDSLFDAPITTVTTPDCKAIARNIETLARSSSVLIVWTDCDREGEHIGSEIRDAALKGNRNIQVRRARFSNVERGHILSAARRLVALDQRQVDAVAARIELDLRIGFAFTRFLTNNLRGLGGPMGELMISYGSCQFPTLGFVVDRYFRVKNFVPEAFWSIKLVHEREGMKVSFGWARNRLFDRAAVTILYERCLRAREAVVKKVQEKPTKKWKPLPLTTVELQKMATRFLRMTGQQAMTVAEKLYNKGFISYPRTETDRFDKGMNLRGLVEKQFPDGRWGAFARELIEGGRFNQPRQGKNDDKAHPPIHPITYAAPTVLDEQERKVYEFVVRRFLACCSDDAKGMATDVEVGYGEEMFAAHGVIVLERNYLDVYPYENWTGTAMLPKFEVGERFEPTEAMMTEGKTSPPSYLTEADLIALMDANGIGTDATMAEHIEKIQERQYVVTVPRGRSWWCRGR; from the exons ATGAAAGGCACGAAGAGGAGCTTATACGTGCAGGTTGGAGTCTTGAGCAGGCTTTCCTCTCATCGCGACTCGGTTGTGAGAGCAAATCATATCTACAATTTGAAGAAGTCTAGATTTGGAGTCTCATCCAACATTCAATCTCATGTTGCCAATTGCagctcttctctcttcttcttcttcttcttctccactcACTCTCCTTCACTAGCAAAGTCCACGGCAAAAACTACGAAAACAACTTCAACCAAAACAACCAAATCGTCACCAACTTCATCGACTAAGATATCGAAGGTTTCCACCAAGACCTCATCAGCAAAAACTGAACAACCAATCATCGACACAAaacccaacaacatcatgacACGCGTCCTCTGCGTGGCTGAAAAGCCCTCCATCGCCAAAGCAGTCGCCCAACACCTCTCCGGAGGCCAATATCAAACT GCGAACACCTCAGACAAATACACCAAAAACtactccttcaccttcaacTTCGGCCCCGGCCTGGGCGACTCCAACGTAACCATGACCGCCGTCCGcggccacctcaccaccgccgaatTCCCCCCCACCTACAAATCCTGgtcccacccaccccccgacTCCCTCTTCGAcgcccccatcaccaccgtcacAACCCCCGACTGCAAAGCCATAGCCCGCAACATCGAAACCCTCGCCCGgtcctcctccgtcctcaTCGTCTGGACCGACTGCGACCGCGAGGGGGAGCACATCGGCTCCGAAATCCGCGACGCCGCGCTCAAGGGGAACAGGAACATCCAGGTCAGGCGAGCGCGGTTTTCAAACGTGGAGAGGGGGCACATACTCAGcgcggcgaggaggttggtggcgcTGGATCAGCGGCAGGTTGATGCCGTGGCGGCGAGGATTGAGCTGGATTTGAGGATCGGGTTTGCTTTCACAAGGTTCTTGACGAATAACctgcgggggttggggggtccGATGGGGGAGTTGATGATCAGTTATGGGTCTTGTCAGTTTCCCACTCTGGGGTTCGTCGTCGATCGGTACTTTCGGGTCAAGAATTTTGTTCCCGAGGCGTTTTGGAGTATCAAGCTTGTTCacgagagggaggggatgaaggTGAGCTTTGGCTGGGCGCGGAATCGACTGTTTGATcgggcggcggtgacgatTCTGTATGAACGCTGCctgagggcgagggaggcggtggtgaaaaaGGTTCAGGAGAAGCCCACCAAAAAGTGGAAGCCTCTCCCGCTTACGACGGTGGAATTACAAAAAATGGCGACGAGGTTTTTGAGGATGACGGGTCAGCAGGCTATGACGGTGGCGGAGAAGCTGTACAACAAGGGGTTTATCTCTTATCCGAGGACAGAGACGGACAGGTTTGACAAGGGGATGAACctgagggggttggtcgAGAAGCAGTTTCCtgatgggaggtggggggCTTTCGCGAGGGAGTTGAtcgagggggggaggttcAACCAGCCGAGGCAGGGGAAGAATGATGATAAGGCTCATCCGCCTATCCACCCTATCACCTACGCGGCGCCGACGGTGCTGGATgagcaggagaggaaggtgtatgagtttgtggtgaggaggtttttggcTTGTTGCTCGGATGATGCCAAGGGGATGGCGACGGATGTGGAGGTGGGgtatggggaggagatgtttgCTGCGCATGGGGTTATTGTGCTGGAGAGGAATTATCTGGATGTGTACCCCTACGAAAACTGGACGGGGACGGCCATGTTGCCCAAGtttgaggtgggggagaggtttgagCCGACCGAGGCCATGATGACGGAGGGGAAGACGAGCCCGCCGAGTTACTTGACCGAGGCGGATCTAATTGCGTTGATGGATGCGAATGGGATTGGGACGGATGCCACGATGGCGGAGCACATTGAGAAGATTCAGGAGAGGCAATATGTGGTTACGGtgccgagggggaggagctggtggtgccgaggaagataa
- the STB3 gene encoding DNA-binding proteins Bright/BRCAA1/RBP1 and proteins containing BRIGHT domain (EggNog:ENOG503P0XS; COG:S), producing the protein MACPRFLPLTLLLVSTKQQHRDQLNHDDIKSYKRESFSSQPTPLLPDKTRTVFPRSKSNKAAHINLLRSFEAARSNPTPKSVNMATMATAARDIATTSSPSPGRDNLTAVAAARSVPVTTHPNNLPTPPNSISPNLPPVGLRAHLMRAGVEPSVDSDLELHDRDAHDDEHSGPGSPPYDSAGAITSAMLANCHLPEILLGQGPLPIRHIMGYLTTTVPGFAGIPPAKARRLVVAALEGKGNGGVGSGPDGDVEFIKVGWGRWHAKRRGQGSRATAAAYDPPSRRTSPGGSSYPTSIPINKGGPGWHHLDRSRLAAMLGTSAGGASSAAFSHDDRLNEDRFMNMMDHEADKMSLDGSGSASCSEAPDEDFPMDRDDPEDATDDEDWAAVGAAALRASSYQAQSDNQRHLSPFNNVYSSSMRSFSGGMARPPQLNFKIPPSGLAGVMVADAQERDAVEALLQLGSV; encoded by the exons ATGGCCTGTCCACGATTCCTGCCTCTGACCCTTCTCTTGGTCTCGACAAAGCAACAACATCGCGACCAACTAAACCACGACGACATCAAGTCTTACAAGAGAGAGTCCTTCTCTT CCCAGCCAACACCTCTTTTGCCCGACAAGACACGAACCGTCTTCCCCCGGTCAAAAAGTAACAAAGCTGCCCATATCAACTTGCTCCGGTCCTTTG AAGCGGCTCGAAGCAACCCAACACCCAAAAGTGTCAATATGGCGACCATGGCTACTGCTGCTCGCGATATCGcgacgacctcctccccctctcccggCCGAGACAACTTAACTGCTGTAGCGGCCGCCCGGAGTGTCCCTGTGACGACCCATCCGAACAACCTGCCGACTCCCCCCAACTCGATATCTCCCAACCTGCCTCCGGTAGGCCTTCGCGCCCACCTGATGAGAGCGGGCGTCGAGCCCTCGGTCGACTCCGACCTGGAACTGCACGACCGCGACGCTCACGACGATGAGCACTCCGGTCCGGGATCGCCCCCGTACGACTCGGCCGGAGCCATCACGTCAGCAATGCTGGCCAACTGCCACCTGCCCGAGATCCTGCTGGGTCAGGGCCCGTTGCCGATTCGCCACATTATGGGTTATCTGACCACCACGGTCCCCGGCTTCGCGGGCATCCCGCCTGCCAAAGCCCGGCGGCTGGTCGTGGCCGCGCtagagggaaagggaaacgGTGGCGTGGGCAGTGGCCCGGATGGTGACGTAGAGTTTATCAAGGTGGGCTGGGGACGGTGGCATGCGAAGCGGAGGGGCCAGGGCAGCAGAGCTACAGCTGCCGCCTACGACCCTCCCTCGCGCCGCACGTCGCCCGGCGGGAGCTCCTACCCGACAAGCATCCCTATCAACAAGGGCGGCCCCGGGTGGCACCACTTGGACCGGTCTCGACTCGCAGCCATGCTCGGGACGAGCGCCGGCGGCGCCTCATCAGCAGCCTTCTCTCATGACGACCGTCTCAACGAAGACCGGTTCATGAACATGATGGACCACGAGGCCGACAAAATGTCGCTCGACGGATCCGGATCCGCATCGTGCTCCGAGGCGCCCGATGAGGACTTTCCCATGGACCGCGACGACCCCGAGGACGCaaccgacgacgaggactgGGCAGCCGTCGGTGCGGCGGCGCTTCGAGCGTCATCCTATCAGGCCCAGTCCGACAACCAAAGACACCTCTCCCCTTTCAACAACGTATATTCTTCCAGCATGCGCTCCTTCTCCGGCGGCATGGCGCGACCACCTCAGCTCAACTTCAAGATCCCACCATCGGGCTTGGCGGGAGTCATGGTGGCCGACGCACAGGAGCGCGACGCCGTGGAggctcttcttcagcttgGATCTGTCTAA
- the PAM18 gene encoding mitochondrial import inner membrane translocase subunit TIM14 (COG:O; EggNog:ENOG503P48T), which produces MSKAPAQTPQTSSQQTSKPESEMSAVAIGAGVAVAAFLGRAGLVAWRRSRGGVGALGKAFYKGGFEPRMNKREAALILSLQESSITKDKVRKAHRTLMLLNHPDRGGSPYLATKVNEAKEFLEKTTSS; this is translated from the exons ATGTCCAAAGCCCCCGCGCAGACACCCCAAACCTCGTCTCAACAAACCAGCAAACCCGAATCCGAAATGTCCGCAGTAGCCATCGGCGCAGGAGTAGCAGTTGCTGCCTTCCTC GGCAGAGCAGGCCTCGTAGCCTGGCGTCGCTCCCGCGGCGGCGTCGGCGCCCTCGGCAAAGCCTTTTACAAGGGCGGCTTCGAGCCCAGGATGAACAAGCGCGAGGCGGCGCTGATCCTGTCGCTTCAGGAGAGCTCCATCACAAAGGACAAGGTCAGGAAGGCGCACAGGACGCTGATGCTGCTCAACCATCCTGATCGCGGGGGGAGTCCGTACTTGGCGACCAAGGTGAATGAGGCGAAGGAGTTTTTGGAGAAGACTACTTCTTCGTAG
- a CDS encoding hypothetical protein (EggNog:ENOG503P8XS): MSDDVFRRTGRGGAGNYYSKKDIEDVQKASEASADLEAQADLTKTATTIQQQPAPVPYSRGGRGGAGNFYGAADTAASAKQQSEDAERTKKAVAASIATRQKTGGTGRGGAGNYGAAAIPGADLPTPEDEQRKKLAEEEMEMKVLKEVEDQLGKPPGAYHRPGPEE, translated from the exons ATGTCCGACGACGTATTTCGTCGTACGGGCCGTGGTGGGGCTGGCAACTATTACAGCAAGAAGGATATAGAGGATGTCCAGAAGGCTTCGGAGGCTTCTGCT GACCTCGAAGCCCAAGCCGACCTCACCAAgactgccaccaccatccagcaacaacccgcCCCCGTCCCCTATTCCCGCggcggcagaggaggagccggCAACTTCTACGGCGCAGCAGACACGGCTGCCTCGGCCAAGCAGCAGTCCGAAGACGCGGAGCGCACCAAAAAGGCCGTCGCCGCAAGCATAGCAACCCGTCAAAAGACCGGCGGGACTGGCCGTGGTGGGGCAGGTAATTACGGAGCGGCTGCCATCCCAGGGGCGGACTTGCCGACGCCGGAAGACGAGCAGCGGAAAaagttggcggaggaggagatggagatgaaggtgCTGAAGGAAGTCGAAGATCAGCTGGGCAAGCCGCCGGGGGCATACCATAGGCCTGGGCCGGAGGAGTGA